A genomic region of Cotesia glomerata isolate CgM1 linkage group LG9, MPM_Cglom_v2.3, whole genome shotgun sequence contains the following coding sequences:
- the LOC123271676 gene encoding prion-like-(Q/N-rich) domain-bearing protein 25 — MYHQIASIFLAGVALVLGINAAQTDPTTNCVQFGGSCDQHRRCCGENLKCELSIPVYTFGIYECTEKAKLGDSCQETFHCIDILHSVCSTNRCECRQNNVRVSDYACAPILNGYCWKNETCATENSLCTDNECQCRDGFVAEANECLPVVIGSKCSVDVDCESAQFAECSSNNVCVCSENAIEINGRLCSIRLGATCQTNDNCTAVNSWCDDNKCKCIAQHFAYSEIECRLAFIGMPCNKSWDCYPHFSNSHCINKTCQCYRNYMLKNVNECSPVTSSYCSTTDKCLDAESVCIASWCQCKPNYVMREFKCLPQQLTGRCSKNSDCSEVTFAVCSNKECACPNGFFNVNATACAKALGESCNVNKDCTVRFSNCLDKKCQCNRDYVQYSESQCRAS; from the exons atgtatcATCAAATTGCTTCGATCTTCCTAGCAGGAGTTGCATTGGTTTTGGGCATCAATGCAGCGCAAACCGATCCAACAACGAACTGTGTACAATTTGGCGGATCG TGTGACCAGCATCGTCGTTGCTGTGGTGAAAACCTCAAGTGTGAGCTGTCGATACCAGTATATACTTTCGGTATATACGAGTGCACAGAAAAAGCAAAACTGGGCGACTCGTGCCAAGAAACATTTCACTGCATTGACATTCTGCACTCTGTATGTTCGACAAATCGGTGCGAGTGTCGACAAAACAACGTCAGAGTTAGCGACTACGCCTGCGCCCCAATCTTGAATGGCTATTGTTGGAAAAACGAGACCTGCGCGACGGAGAATTCACTGTGCACTGATAATGAGTGTCAATGCAGAGACGGATTTGTAGCGGAGGCCAACGAGTGTCTGCCAG TTGTAATTGGATCGAAATGCAGTGTCGATGTAGATTGTGAAAGTGCCCAATTCGCAGAGTGTTCCTCAAACAATGTTTGTGTCTGTTCAGAAAACGCGATTGAAATCAATGGAAGGTTGTGCTCGATACGTTTGGGAGCAACTTGTCAAACTAACGACAATTGTACTGCCGTAAATTCTTGGTGCGATGACAATAAGTGTAAATGCATAGCTCAACATTTTGCCTACTCTGAGATCGAATGTAGACTCG CCTTCATAGGAATGCCTTGCAATAAATCATGGGACTGCTATCCTCATTTTAGCAACTCACACTGCATCAACAAAACCTGTCAATGCTACAGAAATTACATGCTAAAGAACGTAAATGAGTGCTCACCAGTGACAAGCTCGTATTGTTCAACAACCGATAAGTGCTTGGACGCTGAATCTGTCTGCATTGCCAGTTGGTGTCAATGCAAGCCTAACTACGTAATGCGAGAGTTTAAATGTCTGCCAC AACAATTGACGGGACGATGCAGTAAAAATTCAGACTGCTCCGAAGTGACTTTTGCGGTATGTTCAAATAAAGAATGCGCTTGTCCAAACGgattttttaatgtcaatgCAACAGCCTGCGCAAAAGCTCTTGGTGAAAGCTGCAATGTCAATAAGGATTGTACCGTTAGATTCTCTAATTGTCTTGACAAAAAGTGTCAATGCAATCGAGACTACGTACAGTATTCCGAGAGTCAATGTCGTGCAAGttag